One genomic segment of Mastomys coucha isolate ucsf_1 unplaced genomic scaffold, UCSF_Mcou_1 pScaffold22, whole genome shotgun sequence includes these proteins:
- the Micall2 gene encoding MICAL-like protein 2, producing the protein MAAIKALQEWCRQQCEGYRDVSITNMTTSFRDGLAFCAILHRHRPDLINFSALRKENIYENNKLAFQVAEEQLGIPALLDAEDMVALKVPDRLSILTYVSQYYNYFHGRSPIGGMAGIKRPSSDSTEELSGKRKDLSQSAKLPSPAPTQRSPLSPARTNPVVQRNEGGSERPSPKAALGTTGSSISSICGVCGKHVHLVQRHLADGRLYHRSCFRCKQCSSTLHSGAYRATGEPGVFLCTHHSSEFTSMSPKLSNLASRKPGGAAADTRPVGISQRVWETNGEVTPLRARTAAWEHAGGNTTAKGFVQTELKPPATSRVHVGSPAGPRLPTSAVATTSVNSKAITHVTNNSPTGWLSPAQSGTASFNCRPVVSPRAQDTHLAGPQSQAASKGVKTQFTLSTDSPSTAATPAWTSSASRTQQAREKFFQNLSPAQAPAPAPAPAPASRVSTVVTASTNRVSTVVTAPTSKVSTVVTAPTSRVSTVVTTPTSKVSTVMTAPTSRVSTVVNSTNSRVTTVVNAPISKAPTVVSATDGRVPTVANAPTGRVPAVVNTAASKVSAVVDAPAQESSREQALSVLRKALPGLIGAGTQAPSRSFPATSSVLITLPKNEVPQKVPSAKPSGLTTQTSSSTIKIESAAPLNVGNNNVLLQVGQKSLGISPGVGKTSAGSRPQAEVAGVKGPGPTSQEGQEEGPEGWRARLKPVDKKNPAGRSLEQKEPVRAEPRAGDTPGKAFSSSDSSIHINLTSIQNKRRPCSASLAAPSPSPSHRKKLAVPPSLDVSADWLQPETKKQEDETRSCKEEKTPTWGTREKSAILDSGLALPGEAETSPVRLHPNYVPQEELQRQLLDIESQLDALELRGVELEKRLRAAEGDASEDGLMVDWFRLIHEKQLLLRLESELMYKSKDQRLEEQQLDLQGELRRLMDKPEALKSPQDRQREQELLSQYVNTVNDRSDIVDFLDEDRLREQEEDQMLESMIQNLGLQRKKSKSFLSKIWSSKSKSGQA; encoded by the exons ATGGCCGCCATCAAGGCCCTGCAAGAATGGTGCCGGCAGCAGTGCGAAGGTTACCGGGACGTGAGCATCACCAACATGACCACCTCGTTCCGGGACGGCCTGGCCTTCTGCGCTATCTTGCACCGACACCGGCCTGACCTTAT AAACTTCAGTGCCCTCCGGAAGGAAAACATTTACGAGAACAACAAGCTG GCCTTTCAGGTGGCTGAGGAACAGCTGGGCATCCCAGCCCTGCTAGACGCTGAGGACATGGTGGCCTTGAAAGTTCCAGACCGGCTGAGCATCCTCACCTATGTGTCACAGTACTACAACTACTTCCACGGGCGGTCCCCAA TTGGGGGCATGGCTGGCATAAAGAGACCCTCATCAGATTCAACTGAAGAACTTTCTGGAAAGAGGAAGGACCTGTCCCAGTCTGCCAAGTTGCCCTCGCCTGCTCCAACCCAGAGGTCACCACTGTCCCCAGCTAGGACAAACCCCGTGGTTCAGAGGAACGAAGGTGGCTCAGAGAGACCATCCCCAAAGGCT GCTCTGGGGACCACGGGCAGCTCCATCAGCTCCATCTGTGGGGTCTGCGGCAAACATGTTCACCTTGTGCAGCGGCACCTGGCTGACGGGCGCCTCTACCACCGAAGCTGCTTCAG GTGTAAACAGTGTTCCAGCACGCTGCACTCAGGAGCCTATCGTGCCACGGGAGAGCCCGGTGTCTTCCTCTGTACCCACCACAGCTCAGAATTCACCTCTATGAGCCCTAAGTTGTCAAACCTGGCCTCCAGGAAGCCAGGGGGCGCCGCTGCAGACACCAGGCCAGTCGGCATCTCACAGAGGGTTTGGGAGACAAATGGAGAGGTGACACCACTGAGAGCCAGGACAGCAGCCTGGGAACACGCTGGAGGAAACACGACTGCCAAAGGTTTTGTCCAGACGGAACTTAAGCCGCCAGCTACCTCCCGTGTCCACGTGGGGAGCCCTGCAGGGCCCAGGCTACCCACGAGTGCAGTGGCTACTACTTCTGTGAATAGCAAAGCTATCACCCACGTGACTAACAACTCCCCAACAGGATGGTTATCGCCTGCCCAAAGCGGCACAGCGAGCTTCAACTGTCGTCCAGTTGTATCCCCAAGGGCTCAGGACACGCACCTAGCTGGGCCCCAAAGCCAGGCAGCCTCAAAAGGTGTTAAGACTCAGTTCACCTTGAGCACAGATTCTCCGAGCACAGCAGCCACCCCGGCCTGGACCTCCTCAGCCTCTAGGACCCAGCAGGCTCGAGAGAAATTTTTCCAGAACCTTTCCCCGGCCcaggccccagccccagccccagccccagccccagccagcaGGGTCTCCACTGTGGTGACTGCCTCTACCAACAGAGTGTCCACTGTGGTGACTGCCCCCACCAGCAAAGTGTCCACTGTGGTGACTGCCCCCACCAGCAGA GTCTCCACTGTGGTGACTACCCCCACCAGCAAAGTGTCCACTGTGATGACTGCCCCCACCAGCAGAGTGTCCACTGTGGTGAATTCCACTAATAGCAGGGTCACAACGGTGGTGAATGCTCCCATCAGCAAGGCCCCCACTGTAGTGAGTGCCACAGATGGCAGGGTGCCCACTGTGGCGAATGCCCCCACTGGTAGGGTCCCTGCTGTGGTGAACACCGCTGCCAGCAAAGTCTCTGCTGTTGTGGATGCCCCTGCCCAGGAGAGCAGCCGGGAGCAAGCACTGAGTGTCCTTAGGAAGGCCCTGCCGGGACTGATAGGTGCTGGTACCCAGGCTCCAAGCAG GTCCTTCCCAGCCACTTCCTCTGTCCTGATCACCCTTCCCAAGAATGAAGTGCCACAAAAAGTTCCCTCAGCTAAGCCATCGGGCTTAACCACCCAGACCTCTAGTTCCACTATAAAGATAGAGTCCGCAGCTCCACTGAATGTGGGCAATAACAATGTATTACTCCAGGTTGGCCAAAAGAGCCTGGGCATCTCTCCAGGGGTTGGTAAGACCAGCGCTGGCTCCAGGCCACAAGCAGAGGTGGCAGGAGTAAAGG GTCCAGGTCCCACCTCTCAGGAAGGCCAAGAGGAGGGGCCAGAAGGATGGAGGGCCCGGCTGAAGCCTGTGGATAAGAAAAACCCTGCTGGGAG GTCTCTGGAGCAGAAAGAGCCAGTCCGGGCAGAGCCGAGGGCAGGGGACACTCCCGGGAAAGCCTTCAGTAGCTCTGACTCCAGCATCCATATCAACTTGACTTCCATTCAGAACAAGAGGAGACCATGCTCGGCCAGCCTTGCAG ccccctctccctctccatcacACCGCAAGAAACTAGCTGTCCCTCCCAGCCTTGATGTTTCTGCTGATTGGCTCCAGCCAGAGAccaagaagcaggaagatgagacCAGGAGCTGTAAGGAGGAGAAGACACCCACCTGGGGGACAAGAG AGAAGTCTGCAATCCTGGACAGTGGCCTTGCTCTGCCTGGTGAGGCTGAAACCTCCCCAGTCAGG CTCCACCCCAACTATGTCCCtcaggaggagctgcagagacagctgCTGGACATTGAGAGCCAACTGGACGCTCTGGAGCTCAGGGGTGTTGAGTTGGAGAAGCGGCTGCGGGCAGCTGAGGGAG ATGCTTCGGAGGATGGCCTCATGGTGGACTGGTTCCGGCTTATTCATGAGAAGCAGCTGCTGCTGAGGCTTGAATCGGAACTTATGTACAa GTCCAAGGACCAGCGCTTGGAGGAACAGCAGTTGGACCTCCAGGGTGAGCTGCGCAGGCTGATGGACAAGCCAG AGGCTCTGAAGTCCCCACAAGACCGCCAGCGGGAGCAGGAGCTGCTGAGCCAATATGTGAACACCGTAAATGACCGGAGTGACATTGTTGACTTCCTGGATGAGGATCGGCTCCG GGAACAGGAGGAGGACCAAATGCTGGAGAGTATGATCCAGAACCTGG GCCTCCAGAGAAagaagtccaagtccttcttgtCCAAGATCTGGTCCTCAAAGAGCAAAAGTGGACAGGCATGA